The following are encoded in a window of Pseudalgibacter alginicilyticus genomic DNA:
- a CDS encoding glycoside hydrolase family 95 protein, with protein MYTRQVITISLILFGCIQIKSQSEHSMWFRNPANDWHEALPVGNGYMGAMIFGGTRVERIQLNEETIWSGTPKPRIIAPDYVERKMKGRELIFDGKYKEAEELLYALKKEKYTGKDGVLIENVTTTEHGFETAGDIYLYFDSENEIEENYRRELDLKTAVVNSQFSRAGSNYSREVIASYPDKILAMRLQAKGNSKLSFEIKMKRPVMTGELIGNFVSPPKALINVYPAITEVRGDNYLVMKGQASDNGNKFEVHLKVVTDGICKSSSNSLKISKSSETIIYVHIVTDFYTKDLSNYAEKIVDEAIIKGYEQVHANHINDYKKYYDRVDFDLGNGNTNTKYPLDVRLRNIRNRIEDPRSYKGQLTDPGLISLFFNYNRYLFISSSREGTMPPALNYWNGSLYPAWYGRPTTNINQQMNFWSAEVIDLPELHLPMLQMLERFLPAGKEVAKKVYQSNGAVFPGRGLAFNYNPEFIYDTWNDAGGWFGAHFYSHYEFSNDKEYLEKHAYPYLKEMALFYLDNLIKHPTFGYLVTGPSYSPETAFILDGEHYEFANGITLSKAIIYETLKFTLEAAEILSVDKQLQKKIRKTISKLAPYKISEIYNKLQEWDKDYEEFIPGHRHNSHLYPIYPGRDITEAKPELFKAAENSLHHRLDNGGGWTGWSRAWVIGLAARFKDGNLAGEQIELLMRGQVFPNFFGAHKRGGHDVYDLGPNLAFPGVVAEMLIQSHHGYIEVLPALPATWKTGAIKGLRARGGYKVDLIWEDGKLIKVYIKSENEGICKLKYKNKLVSFETKANSEYNVTNELQISKRIAE; from the coding sequence ATGTACACTAGGCAAGTTATTACAATATCATTAATTCTCTTTGGCTGTATTCAAATAAAATCGCAAAGTGAACATTCAATGTGGTTTCGAAATCCAGCTAATGATTGGCACGAAGCCTTGCCTGTGGGAAATGGTTATATGGGCGCCATGATTTTTGGAGGAACTCGTGTTGAGCGCATTCAGTTAAATGAAGAGACCATATGGTCTGGAACTCCAAAACCCCGTATCATAGCGCCGGACTATGTAGAGCGAAAAATGAAAGGTAGAGAATTAATTTTTGACGGTAAATATAAAGAAGCTGAAGAACTATTATATGCACTTAAAAAAGAAAAATATACAGGTAAAGATGGTGTCCTTATTGAAAATGTAACAACTACAGAACACGGTTTTGAAACAGCGGGAGATATTTACCTGTATTTTGATTCGGAAAATGAAATAGAGGAAAATTATCGAAGGGAATTGGATTTGAAAACAGCTGTAGTGAATTCTCAATTTTCACGTGCCGGATCTAATTACTCAAGAGAGGTTATTGCCTCTTATCCGGATAAAATCTTGGCTATGCGTTTGCAGGCAAAAGGAAATTCAAAATTATCTTTTGAAATCAAAATGAAACGTCCCGTCATGACTGGTGAATTAATTGGGAATTTTGTAAGCCCTCCTAAGGCATTGATAAATGTATATCCAGCTATAACTGAGGTGAGAGGAGATAATTATTTGGTGATGAAGGGGCAAGCAAGCGATAATGGTAATAAGTTTGAAGTTCATCTTAAAGTGGTTACCGATGGTATTTGTAAATCTTCAAGTAATTCTTTAAAAATCAGTAAAAGTTCAGAAACTATTATATATGTACATATTGTAACTGATTTTTACACAAAAGACCTGTCAAATTACGCCGAAAAAATTGTTGATGAGGCTATAATAAAAGGGTATGAGCAAGTGCATGCCAATCACATTAATGACTATAAAAAATACTATGATAGAGTCGATTTTGATTTAGGAAATGGAAATACAAATACAAAGTACCCTCTTGATGTTAGACTAAGAAATATTCGAAATCGAATAGAAGATCCAAGAAGTTACAAGGGGCAATTGACAGACCCTGGACTTATTTCCCTTTTTTTTAATTATAATAGATATTTATTTATTTCGTCTTCAAGGGAAGGTACTATGCCACCAGCACTCAATTATTGGAATGGTAGTTTATATCCAGCTTGGTATGGAAGACCAACGACTAATATAAATCAACAGATGAATTTTTGGAGTGCCGAAGTTATTGATTTGCCAGAATTACATTTGCCAATGCTACAAATGTTAGAACGGTTTTTACCTGCGGGTAAAGAAGTAGCGAAAAAAGTTTATCAATCAAATGGAGCTGTTTTTCCAGGCAGAGGCTTAGCTTTTAATTATAATCCAGAATTTATTTATGATACATGGAATGACGCAGGAGGGTGGTTTGGAGCTCATTTCTACAGTCATTATGAGTTTTCCAATGATAAAGAATATTTAGAAAAACATGCTTACCCTTATTTAAAAGAAATGGCATTATTTTATTTGGATAACTTAATTAAACATCCAACTTTTGGGTATCTAGTTACAGGTCCATCTTATTCGCCAGAAACCGCATTTATATTGGATGGTGAGCACTATGAATTTGCAAATGGCATAACTCTTTCAAAAGCAATAATCTATGAAACATTAAAATTCACACTAGAAGCTGCTGAAATTTTGAGTGTTGACAAGCAACTACAAAAAAAGATTAGAAAAACCATTTCTAAATTGGCTCCATATAAAATAAGTGAGATATATAACAAATTGCAAGAATGGGACAAAGATTATGAAGAATTTATCCCTGGTCATCGTCATAATTCTCACCTTTATCCCATATACCCAGGTCGAGATATTACTGAAGCTAAACCGGAATTATTTAAAGCTGCTGAAAATTCACTTCACCATCGTTTAGACAACGGTGGTGGATGGACAGGATGGTCAAGAGCTTGGGTCATAGGCCTTGCAGCGAGATTTAAGGATGGTAACCTTGCAGGAGAACAAATAGAGTTGTTGATGAGGGGACAGGTATTTCCAAACTTTTTTGGAGCACATAAGCGTGGAGGACACGATGTATACGATTTGGGCCCAAACCTTGCTTTTCCAGGTGTGGTGGCAGAAATGTTGATTCAAAGTCATCACGGCTATATCGAGGTGTTACCAGCATTACCCGCTACTTGGAAAACAGGTGCAATAAAAGGACTACGCGCTCGTGGTGGCTATAAGGTGGATTTGATTTGGGAAGATGGTAAGTTAATAAAAGTTTATATAAAATCGGAAAATGAAGGAATTTGCAAACTGAAATATAAAAACAAATTAGTAAGTTTTGAAACAAAAGCAAACAGTGAATATAATGTTACTAATGAATTACAAATAAGCAAACGAATTGCTGAATAA
- a CDS encoding transposase: MIKRNGAVVVEVTQHITAKELKAMVQKYVDDDDDSVLISDEYRGYSKMDTTIEHVKIDHQKLYSYREININSIESFWAIIRRQIIGQHHQISLKHLPKYVAEAVFK; this comes from the coding sequence ATAATTAAAAGAAATGGAGCCGTGGTAGTAGAAGTAACCCAACACATAACCGCAAAGGAATTAAAAGCAATGGTTCAAAAATATGTAGATGATGATGATGATTCAGTTTTAATTTCAGACGAATATAGAGGCTATTCAAAAATGGACACAACAATAGAACATGTTAAAATCGACCACCAAAAACTATATTCATACAGAGAAATAAATATTAACTCAATCGAAAGTTTTTGGGCTATAATACGCAGACAGATAATAGGGCAACATCATCAAATAAGCTTAAAACATTTGCCAAAATATGTAGCGGAAGCTGTTTTTAAGTAA
- a CDS encoding glycoside hydrolase family 95 protein: MKARFIILLPLISFQLFAQENNFDLWYRFPAQEWEEALPVGNGRLGGMIFGTIEHERISLNEETIWSFPFKPVTATSKTRNLIKKQRELIFEGKYKEADELKVQDLDIPKNAKIIEEQIEGMYTGRSIYKPLADLYLHFGSTESIPYDYRRDLDIENAVASVTYKIDDVTYRREVIASYPDQAIVVRLTASKPGKISFSSKMTRRVDVKDDMYRYDAELGAKVESIKTPPAPIIKVLGDDHFSFSGKADPEGVSYVAHFKLVNEGGKKIPTVGGFKVENADAVTIFITAATDYNYEEPNLAAAQQLEKVSSYLYGEIKKRHIADYHKLYKRVYIELEKSRNSTMSTDRRVTAFQLGIKDSRVAPDTPRDNDLYALYFQYSRYLMIASSRKGTLPPALQGIWNDSLLPPWFGHYTSDINIEMNYWPAEVGNLSECHNVLLDFVFQHIDKAKKVAEISYGTRGMAFNSMSPWGPRATYSKWNGFTGWLAQHFWEHYAYTLDNEFLENKAYPFIKEAALFYVDHLVEYPERGYLVSGPEYSPENKYYLKEDPTKEGRHISMGTTMSRAIAYEVLSNAVKASEILEVDKDLRKEFIVARDNLSPYQIGKHGQLQEWLEDFEEVYPGHRHLSHLYGLFPGSEITKENNPEIFEAARKSVERRLEHNGGWTGWSRAWIIGLAARLQDGEMAREQLELLLERTTLHNLFDTHPRRGGNTTCFQIEGNMGATAGIAEMLMQSHEGFIHLLPAKPKNWRKGRITGLRARGAFEVDVNWDNGVLKGVNILSKKGGLCKLKYADKIIEFETDSGKEYSFNGKLQ; this comes from the coding sequence ATGAAAGCAAGATTTATTATCCTTTTACCACTCATTTCATTTCAGCTTTTTGCTCAAGAGAATAACTTCGATTTATGGTATCGTTTTCCTGCTCAGGAATGGGAGGAAGCATTACCAGTAGGTAATGGACGATTAGGTGGAATGATATTCGGGACAATTGAACACGAACGTATTTCTTTGAATGAAGAAACCATTTGGAGCTTTCCATTTAAACCTGTTACTGCTACTAGTAAAACTCGAAATTTAATTAAAAAACAGCGAGAATTAATTTTTGAAGGAAAATATAAAGAGGCTGATGAATTAAAGGTACAAGATTTAGATATACCTAAAAATGCCAAAATTATTGAGGAACAAATAGAAGGTATGTATACTGGTCGAAGTATTTACAAGCCTCTTGCAGACTTGTATTTACACTTTGGGTCTACAGAATCAATACCTTATGATTATCGTCGGGATTTGGATATTGAGAATGCAGTTGCTTCTGTTACTTATAAAATAGACGATGTTACTTATAGGCGCGAGGTAATCGCCAGCTATCCTGATCAAGCTATTGTGGTAAGGCTTACAGCCAGCAAACCTGGAAAAATTTCATTTTCGAGTAAAATGACTCGTCGTGTAGATGTTAAAGATGATATGTACCGTTACGATGCAGAGTTAGGAGCAAAGGTAGAAAGCATTAAGACACCACCTGCGCCAATAATAAAAGTTTTGGGAGATGATCATTTCAGTTTTAGTGGTAAAGCTGATCCGGAAGGGGTAAGTTATGTGGCTCACTTTAAGTTGGTAAATGAAGGAGGAAAAAAAATTCCAACTGTGGGAGGGTTTAAAGTTGAAAATGCTGATGCGGTTACCATTTTTATAACTGCTGCAACAGATTATAACTATGAAGAACCTAATCTAGCGGCAGCTCAACAACTTGAGAAAGTATCTTCTTATTTGTACGGTGAAATTAAAAAACGTCATATTGCTGATTATCATAAATTGTACAAGAGAGTTTATATTGAGCTGGAGAAGTCACGAAATTCTACTATGTCAACTGACAGACGTGTAACGGCTTTTCAGTTAGGTATTAAAGATTCCCGTGTAGCACCTGATACTCCACGAGATAATGATTTATATGCACTCTATTTCCAATATAGCAGGTATTTGATGATAGCAAGTTCTAGAAAAGGAACATTGCCACCAGCTTTGCAAGGAATTTGGAATGATAGTTTGCTTCCTCCTTGGTTTGGACACTACACCTCAGATATAAATATAGAGATGAACTATTGGCCAGCAGAGGTAGGAAATTTATCCGAGTGTCATAATGTTTTACTAGATTTTGTTTTTCAACATATTGATAAAGCAAAAAAGGTAGCAGAAATATCCTATGGTACAAGAGGGATGGCATTTAACAGTATGTCTCCTTGGGGACCTAGGGCTACTTACAGCAAATGGAATGGTTTTACAGGATGGTTAGCTCAGCATTTTTGGGAACACTATGCTTACACGCTTGATAATGAATTTTTAGAGAATAAGGCTTATCCATTTATAAAAGAGGCTGCTCTGTTTTATGTCGATCATCTTGTTGAGTATCCTGAGCGTGGATATTTGGTTTCAGGTCCTGAATATTCGCCTGAAAATAAATATTATTTGAAAGAGGATCCAACGAAAGAAGGAAGGCATATTAGTATGGGAACTACTATGTCGCGGGCAATAGCATACGAGGTATTAAGTAATGCGGTTAAAGCCTCTGAAATCCTGGAAGTGGATAAAGATTTAAGAAAAGAATTTATTGTTGCTCGTGATAATTTATCTCCCTATCAGATTGGAAAACACGGACAATTGCAAGAGTGGCTGGAAGATTTTGAAGAAGTATATCCTGGGCATCGACATTTATCACATTTATACGGACTTTTTCCAGGCAGTGAGATTACCAAAGAAAATAATCCTGAAATATTCGAGGCAGCAAGAAAATCAGTTGAAAGAAGATTAGAGCATAATGGTGGTTGGACAGGATGGAGTAGAGCATGGATAATAGGTTTGGCTGCCCGTCTTCAGGATGGAGAGATGGCAAGAGAACAACTAGAATTATTATTAGAAAGGACAACGCTTCATAATCTTTTTGATACTCACCCTAGAAGAGGAGGGAATACTACTTGTTTTCAAATAGAAGGAAATATGGGTGCAACTGCTGGTATTGCAGAAATGTTGATGCAAAGTCATGAAGGGTTTATTCATCTGTTACCTGCAAAACCAAAAAACTGGAGAAAAGGTCGCATTACTGGACTTCGCGCAAGGGGGGCTTTTGAGGTTGATGTGAATTGGGATAATGGTGTTTTAAAAGGAGTAAATATTCTTTCAAAAAAAGGAGGTTTATGTAAACTTAAGTATGCTGATAAAATCATTGAGTTTGAAACAGATTCCGGTAAAGAGTATAGTTTTAACGGAAAGTTGCAATAA
- a CDS encoding LacI family DNA-binding transcriptional regulator: MNYITIKDVAKRLNLSVSTISRAFNDKYDIKKETKDVILETAKEMGYRPNPMAKKLIQRRSFNIGIVVPEFINGYFPEVIIGAQEILFEKGYQVLITQSNECFETELKNVQTLENNMVDGLLLSISCETSNTEYYQKLVKNGLPIVLFNRVNKDLNTSKVLFNDYKWAFFATEHLITQGYKKIVCLKGADNLSLSHERVRGFTDAFKKHKTIITKDKIIPTGFYAEDGMRVAEAMIKNNDIPDAIFACNDPTAIGAMKVFKKNGYRIPDDIAFVGFTESKMADLIDPPLTSVSQPTLDIGREAAKLLIEQIENRTGSHLPQTVTLNGQLNIRESSVRI; this comes from the coding sequence ATGAACTACATAACAATAAAAGATGTTGCCAAACGATTAAACCTATCAGTATCCACTATCTCTAGAGCATTTAATGATAAATATGACATAAAAAAGGAAACTAAAGACGTTATCTTGGAAACCGCAAAAGAGATGGGCTACCGACCTAACCCTATGGCAAAAAAATTAATACAAAGAAGATCCTTTAATATTGGCATTGTAGTTCCTGAATTTATAAATGGGTATTTTCCTGAGGTTATAATTGGGGCTCAAGAAATCTTGTTTGAAAAAGGGTATCAAGTTTTAATAACACAATCAAATGAGTGTTTTGAAACCGAGCTTAAAAATGTTCAAACTTTAGAAAACAACATGGTAGATGGTTTGTTATTATCAATTTCATGCGAAACCAGTAATACTGAATATTACCAAAAATTGGTTAAAAACGGATTGCCCATTGTTCTTTTTAATCGCGTAAATAAAGACCTTAATACTTCCAAAGTATTGTTTAATGATTACAAATGGGCATTTTTTGCAACAGAGCATTTAATAACCCAGGGTTACAAAAAAATTGTTTGCCTTAAAGGTGCAGACAACCTTTCCCTATCACACGAAAGAGTACGAGGTTTTACCGATGCTTTTAAAAAACATAAAACAATTATTACAAAGGATAAAATAATACCCACCGGTTTTTACGCTGAAGATGGCATGCGAGTTGCTGAAGCAATGATTAAAAACAATGATATTCCTGACGCCATTTTCGCCTGTAATGACCCGACTGCAATCGGAGCCATGAAAGTATTCAAAAAAAATGGTTATAGAATACCTGACGACATTGCGTTTGTTGGTTTTACTGAATCTAAAATGGCTGATTTAATAGACCCTCCTCTAACTTCTGTTTCGCAACCAACCTTAGACATTGGTAGAGAAGCTGCTAAATTACTGATTGAACAAATTGAAAACCGTACTGGCTCACATTTACCCCAAACCGTCACGCTAAATGGCCAATTAAATATAAGGGAGTCCTCAGTGAGAATATAA
- a CDS encoding tyrosine-type recombinase/integrase — translation MLNLNELLTFESENAYESAYDLPVKRNFSNPKIYSANGDLKKRWYLYFSYRDPKSGKLKRVTPFYGNANKYKTKEERLSVLVTYRKVLLRLLKQGYNPYSDNTELYLKLQSKETVKESQGLEQEQNNNTKAVEETPAMTLQEAFTFGLKQKEKIVNATTKRSYDNRVKLFLEWMGENHSDLKTIDTLNKQILSGFLNDILERTSARNRNNYRTDLSSIMQVLEDNDIIESNFIKKIPVLKSIPERNKTYTTQAQEEIFEYLEKNDPLLLLYIKFISYNFLRPIEVSRLTVGDINVKDRTIQFKAKNSPLKTKIIPEILWGELPDLSNLNKAWVLFTPEKFGGVWDTREENRRDYFSKRFKKVVKDHFGLSEDYGLYSFRHTFITKLYRAMVKDSSPHAAKSQLMQITGHTSMDALEKYLRDIDAELPADYSEMLKTSHE, via the coding sequence ATGCTTAATTTAAATGAATTACTTACCTTTGAAAGTGAAAATGCATACGAAAGTGCATACGATTTGCCAGTAAAAAGAAATTTTTCAAACCCCAAAATCTATTCCGCTAACGGCGATTTAAAAAAGCGCTGGTATCTCTATTTTTCTTATCGAGACCCTAAAAGTGGCAAGCTAAAACGCGTTACCCCATTTTATGGCAATGCCAACAAGTATAAAACCAAAGAAGAACGTCTTTCCGTTTTGGTTACATATAGAAAAGTATTATTACGACTTTTAAAACAAGGTTATAACCCATATTCAGATAATACAGAATTGTATCTAAAATTGCAGTCGAAGGAAACCGTTAAAGAATCGCAAGGTTTAGAGCAGGAACAAAATAACAATACCAAAGCTGTTGAAGAAACGCCAGCAATGACTTTGCAAGAAGCCTTTACTTTTGGATTGAAGCAAAAGGAAAAAATTGTAAATGCAACTACCAAAAGAAGCTATGACAATCGGGTGAAACTGTTTTTAGAATGGATGGGTGAAAATCATTCAGATTTAAAAACTATAGATACCCTAAATAAACAAATTTTGTCTGGCTTTTTAAATGACATTTTAGAGCGGACAAGCGCACGCAACAGAAATAATTACAGAACCGATTTGAGTAGTATTATGCAGGTGTTGGAAGACAATGATATTATAGAATCAAATTTTATAAAGAAAATACCAGTTTTAAAATCCATTCCAGAACGAAATAAAACCTATACCACACAAGCGCAAGAAGAGATATTTGAGTATTTAGAAAAAAATGATCCCTTACTGCTTCTGTATATAAAGTTTATCTCCTATAACTTTTTACGTCCAATCGAAGTGTCCAGACTCACCGTGGGCGACATTAATGTAAAAGATAGAACCATACAGTTCAAGGCAAAAAACAGTCCGTTAAAAACCAAGATCATTCCAGAAATACTGTGGGGTGAATTGCCTGATTTATCCAACTTAAATAAAGCATGGGTCTTGTTCACGCCAGAAAAATTTGGTGGGGTGTGGGATACCAGAGAAGAAAACAGAAGGGACTATTTTTCAAAACGATTTAAAAAGGTCGTAAAGGATCATTTTGGGTTAAGTGAAGATTATGGATTGTATAGTTTCAGACATACATTTATCACCAAGCTATATAGAGCTATGGTTAAAGACTCATCACCACACGCAGCAAAAAGTCAATTGATGCAGATAACAGGCCATACTTCCATGGACGCCTTGGAAAAATACCTAAGGGATATTGATGCCGAATTACCAGCCGATTATTCAGAAATGCTAAAAACTTCCCATGAGTAA
- a CDS encoding site-specific integrase: protein MRSTNTFSILFVANQKKKNDDQALLYARITVDGKRVNLSLKRKIDILLWDAKKKRAKGTSSEARQINLYLDQTHTQLFQCYQDLKFKGELITAQLIKASYGGELETSKTLQELIDYHTRKIESTLAPGTIINFGITENYIKRFLITSLKTTDVFLKQLDYKFICDFETFLHRYWPKGHPKTMNHNTVMKHLQRLRKMVTLGFHMEWVDKDPFMRWKPTWEKKEREFLSENELSNLETYNFPIERLERVTDLFVFSCYTGISYADIITLNKFNISKGIDGNDWIISKRQKTKIPIKVPILEKAQEMIDKYKDHPMTQITETLFPVITNEKLNLYLKEVADACGIKKNLTFHMARHTFATTVTLSNGVPIETVSKLLSHTKISTTQIYARVVERKVSEDMEDLKAKLQIQRNSNSISS, encoded by the coding sequence AACACATTTTCTATTCTTTTTGTGGCTAACCAAAAAAAGAAGAATGACGACCAGGCATTACTTTATGCCAGAATTACAGTTGATGGTAAACGAGTGAACTTAAGTCTTAAACGAAAAATTGATATTTTGCTTTGGGATGCTAAAAAGAAAAGGGCAAAAGGAACTTCCAGTGAGGCTAGACAAATAAATCTATATTTAGACCAAACTCACACTCAATTATTTCAGTGCTACCAAGATTTAAAATTCAAGGGTGAATTAATCACGGCTCAACTTATTAAAGCCAGTTACGGAGGAGAGTTAGAAACAAGTAAAACACTTCAGGAGCTCATAGATTATCATACCCGAAAAATCGAAAGCACTTTGGCACCAGGTACCATCATCAATTTTGGAATCACCGAAAACTATATAAAAAGGTTTCTCATTACATCATTAAAAACAACCGACGTATTCCTAAAACAGTTGGATTACAAATTTATTTGCGATTTTGAGACTTTTCTACATAGATATTGGCCAAAAGGCCATCCAAAGACAATGAACCATAATACAGTTATGAAACATTTACAGCGTTTACGTAAAATGGTAACATTGGGTTTTCATATGGAGTGGGTGGATAAAGATCCATTCATGCGATGGAAACCAACATGGGAAAAGAAGGAACGTGAATTTCTTTCAGAGAACGAACTCTCTAATTTAGAGACTTATAATTTCCCAATAGAGCGATTGGAAAGGGTGACAGACTTATTTGTATTTAGTTGTTATACTGGAATCAGTTATGCAGACATAATTACTCTTAATAAATTTAATATTAGCAAAGGAATCGATGGGAATGATTGGATCATATCAAAGCGTCAAAAAACAAAAATTCCTATCAAAGTACCTATATTGGAAAAGGCACAAGAAATGATAGATAAATATAAAGATCATCCTATGACCCAAATAACAGAAACTCTGTTTCCTGTTATTACCAATGAAAAACTTAACTTATATTTAAAGGAGGTGGCCGACGCTTGTGGCATAAAAAAAAACTTGACATTCCACATGGCGCGCCACACATTTGCAACAACAGTCACCTTGAGTAATGGGGTGCCAATCGAAACTGTATCTAAATTATTAAGTCATACAAAAATATCAACAACCCAAATCTATGCAAGAGTGGTAGAGAGAAAGGTTAGTGAGGATATGGAGGATTTAAAGGCTAAACTACAAATTCAAAGAAATAGTAATAGTATAAGCTCATAA